Within Plasmodium vinckei vinckei genome assembly, chromosome: PVVCY_12, the genomic segment aataataaaatatatattttttaattattcttAAAAAGTTTGGTTTATAAATCTgcaatatttttgtgttcgttttgtttttttaaaataattacgtcattttatgcatattaatGTATTTTCACATTAATTGTTAATAAAGttaagaaatatttaaaaaaattatgacctgttaataaatttattgaattatgtaggttttttaaaatgacattttttaataaattattacatcattattatggttatacattaatttttttttgttacaGTGTTATTTTCCCTTgattaatttgtttaaaaaaatagaacaGTATGGTCCCTATAAAATAAggtaatatattaatggaaaaaatatagttctttattttcacattaaaaaatatattacttttggagaatataaataagtttataaaatatttcgcTTAAAATGATGGATGAATTATggatatattaatttggagttaattataaaaaaagtatgtttaaaaaagtgaatgtttaaaatgttttatacATGAGAACTATTAAAACATGTAACAATGTAATAttgttgataaaaaattatgataattttaacaaaaaatataaaaataataaatattatcaaatgaAGGCTATTTGTTAACTTTTGACATGTGTTACATTAGTATGAAAAatgcacattttttaaaaaatcaaaggatattataattattatacaaataaataatcagACCATCGTTAGCACATTTTATGTAGATCTGATAGGAGGGTGTCTTTTTTAAAGGgtaattatgtatttttcattttttttccttttataaaaaatagcaaTATTGTGAATAGGCACgatattttatacattgGTCAAATAtgttcaaaatataaagcaTGGAATGACATAATTTAGAAATagtatcatatttatatatagaaattaAACTTGTcactttttataataataaagttagtgaatttattttgttttgaaAGAATATAATCATCGACTTTTTGATATATCTGTTGTTGTATGATGTTGGGAAATTGTTCGAGTATTAAATTTGCagaattattttgatcatTAGATGGTGTCATTATTTGTGATTTTGGTATTACATAATAtggtattttatttaagaatattttactaaaaatacttgtaacatttttaaaattaatattattatttactaaTGATTTGTCTATATCTATTAAAAGAAGTTGAGATATGATATCTTTTTtgatttcttttttttgtgctTTATCTATAGCATttgcaaaaatatttttatagtcTTGACCAATTtgattttcatttaataaaataaaaaaattgataaaattttttccacttaaatttaataagaattcacttaaaaaaaataatttttctttattattaagggaatgtaattttttaattaattcaaTACCttctaaattattttttaatattaacccacatttagtatatatattaatattattacaaacATTAACAtcaatttgtttattattagaaTCTACAACGTTAAATTCATTTAGCATCGTTTTCATAAAACTTCGTCTGcctgtgtatatatatccaaCAACACCatatgtaatttttatatctgaATTTActaaatttttcaaaacttgttttatattataattgatattattttgatgaaAATTATCTGCATATGTGCCAAtatgattattatattgttgATTATGGTTTGTGTTCTTGGattgattattttgtttttgtaaatactgggcattatttttgatattacaaataaatggaatagttatataatagttcctaaaatataatagccactgttttattatttctttatctaCTAAATcgcatttatttaaaataataataatttcctttttacacattttaataaaatcaattatatctttatctaaatatatcaatGGATTTCTTATATCaactatataaaaaacaatgtcactattttttattacttctaataaattatcaatatataaatatttttcattaagtttagaataattttctttttttgcattttcaAACAACTTGACTTTTATTCCATAacttaaatttatatattcctgGAAAGTATAATTACAATTTTGTATATCGATTGAATTAGTATCATCATTTTGATTTTGTGAAATATTAAGTTCATAtttgatattatttattgttgAATCGTCGAGAGTTTCaatattaatttctttACATAGATCATCCTCATgtctgttttttttttttttacttaatgctgcattttttatattatttaatatgctttctttaaatatacaatctgatatttttaaagctttttttttatttctacgATTATggatatttgttttttttacgattttttttaatttctttttatgtGCAGCAACCTTTTTTTCAATCGAATATTTTTGCTTGAGCGTTCTTCTtttgcttatttttttcagcTTAACCATTTTGGCTGTTTTTATTGACTAGTTAGGTAAATACGTTTATTCTGTTTTGGCCTACTTGTGTTagattttgaaatattcaAAAGATTTATTTAGTTTTTCATAACtccgtttttttttttattttgttatagACCTTTGGCCGATTTTTACtcgtttatatattatttttttatataattaaatatttctactggctaattatatatctatGCATACAaaaagatatttttttctgtttGCAtaccaaataaataaaaagttaaatattgttataaatttatttcaacAAAACATTGATATGGCGCTATAAATAAGAaacaacaaaataaaacagcTGCTTCGAGggttttatataaacataaacactattattcaaaaaaattcataaaattgtaaaaattaaatatgtacattattttctttttttttttcttatttttttcttactATTTTACTGTTTCGCTACGCTTTTAATAATGGGGCAATTGcaatgaaattaaaaattcattttatattttttttccaaattaCGTGGCTTTAATATAGCCCATATATCGGTATGTATTTCTATATACtggcataaaaaatattgatgtTATATATGGGGGAAAAAATGTAGTAAATccttcataaaatatagataaaaatattattctaCAATTTTTCCACAtcctataaataaataaaaagtatgCAAAACTGCtgatattatttgtatggtttattttattacttttttaaatataatacaatttaaaaaaatttttattaataattccatataaaatatttcattttgtgATCGTATTCAGATTAAACAGAATAggtcaaaaaaattatattcatatgtatgcataataatgtaaatatataaatactttttaaaaaagtagaTTTATAACAATTATTCTCGTTAGTtagtaaaaatgaaatagcATATAATCAATGAAACTACTACTTAgtgtttttatatcaaaCAATGTATTGCAAATAAAAGGGCtatagttttattttttaaatatgtttataaacaataaaaaaaaggtgtaaatattatatatatgtacttTTCTTGATTTGAATAAACCATTTAGGGTATACTTCTCAAACTTAATGagtaatataataaaaataattcaaaaaaaaaaattaaaatttcgTAGCTTCGATAACATCGCCTgggtttatattttcctcATATTTGCTGTCATCTGGTTGTATCtataaaacaaaaggaAAAATTACGGAGAAATAttgcatataaaataataataaacaagtATATGTCATATACAAAGGTATAATGTTTATTCCCATGCCCTTAAAGCAGGATAAACAACAATGAagtgttttattttgtttatttttattttatgtttttttaattaaaataataaatgatttaaagaatattgttaataatatgtattgatattatatgtatcttttatattaccGATCCTCTCATCccacatttttttgttcttaAACATGACTGATGTGGgttatctatttttttaaaatcaaAAACCGAGTAACCTTCTCTGTCTACAAAATAATCTATGGTTTCACAAAAGTATGCTTCAAGCTTTGGTCCTAAAAAATACAggatattattaaatatgttattCACCTCTTAGACGGAATTCAAAgatgtatatatgtgcaGTGTTTTTCTGcgaatttattttataaaatataataaccttctttttcaattgcttgaaaatttaatatcatataattatgcaTTTGTTcctaaaaagaaaagattataaaattatgtaattCACAGTACTTATATAtggtaataatattttttataattttcttgaGATACCttccctttttttatagccTCATTTAAtgtatcaaaaaaatatttttcaacaCTGTGATTGCATATTCCTTGTGTATTAACGATGGAAGGggcatatttattaagaAGCTTTTCTTTTATGGCTGTTACCCATCTGTAAacaattcattatttatattgtataAGTTAATATGACGCTTGCATATTtagattatataattatttattatttacgaTTCATTGATAATTGGGCgttttataataaacttCTTATCATAACATAATCGGAGTTCTTTTTTCAACgcattaattaaaaagtaaTTGCAGAACTGGTCTTCATCACATAGCTGCAACATGGCAGGATTAAAAACTTATGCATAGATATAGttgatatatacataaaagtgaaaattttttcatttgtttcaAGACCTTTTCACCATGGTTTACATCAATTGGTATCTtgtctttatttataactattttggaaaagaagaaaatatatttgaaactTCATTTTAACCTTACACAATCAATATGCTAACTTTAATACGAAAGTGTTCATTAGATCTACCATTATAATTTCGACAATCAAAATACGACTCTATAAATAGAAGaagaaagaaatattaataagaaGAAATTGTTTAGTAGCATTgcacaaataataatattaataaggAGAAATGGAAATACTTTTCAAgatcaaataattttttttagacaATTCGGTGTTAAAATTGAAATTTAAGAcctattaaattaaaaaatatatcgaataaaataatttaaacatATGGAAACATAGTAAGCTGATTATATGCTATTTGtataatagtatatatattaaaatcatctaaaaaattaaaagaatacATTGGTTTTTGGACATTTTAATCTACCGTATTTCTAGttattatgcataatagacaaatgtaaaaaaatattccttTCATAGTATATGccattttgtatttttagcggtaaatttaataacacacacatacaaaaaatacaatacaaattaattaaaaaagtaagaaaattaagaatatgacaatattatgaaaatattatgagaataacaaaaaaggaAAGATATAAACCATATTTTACAATAgcatagaaaataattttatactttATCTTATAATACAACTGTTAAAAGAAATTAGaacaattaataatatatttttttttataagtttTTTGGTGGCTATCTAGCCAATTTAAATGTatgtacaaaaaaaaagctagCTAGCTAgctaaaatattttaaaatggaaataaatgtagaacattgaaatgttttatatatatgagaaaattataaatattccttaattttccataagattaaatgttatatttaaaatgagAATAATTGAATATTTcatgtatattttgtaaagtCCATTTGTTCATACTTTATGAAATTTCTTAAGTTTTAAATGATTAAAAATAgga encodes:
- a CDS encoding nucleolar preribosomal GTPase, putative, with the translated sequence MVKLKKISKRRTLKQKYSIEKKVAAHKKKLKKIVKKTNIHNRRNKKKALKISDCIFKESILNNIKNAALSKKKKNRHEDDLCKEINIETLDDSTINNIKYELNISQNQNDDTNSIDIQNCNYTFQEYINLSYGIKVKLFENAKKENYSKLNEKYLYIDNLLEVIKNSDIVFYIVDIRNPLIYLDKDIIDFIKMCKKEIIIILNKCDLVDKEIIKQWLLYFRNYYITIPFICNIKNNAQYLQKQNNQSKNTNHNQQYNNHIGTYADNFHQNNINYNIKQVLKNLVNSDIKITYGVVGYIYTGRRSFMKTMLNEFNVVDSNNKQIDVNVCNNINIYTKCGLILKNNLEGIELIKKLHSLNNKEKLFFLSEFLLNLSGKNFINFFILLNENQIGQDYKNIFANAIDKAQKKEIKKDIISQLLLIDIDKSLVNNNINFKNVTSIFSKIFLNKIPYYVIPKSQIMTPSNDQNNSANLILEQFPNIIQQQIYQKVDDYILSKQNKFTNFIIIKSDKFNFYI